In Melospiza melodia melodia isolate bMelMel2 chromosome 30, bMelMel2.pri, whole genome shotgun sequence, a single window of DNA contains:
- the WIPF2 gene encoding WAS/WASL-interacting protein family member 2, with amino-acid sequence MPIPPPPPPPPGPPPPPTLSQANTEPPKLSREEQRGRGALLQDICKGTKLRKVTQINDRSAPILEKPKGSGGSSYGSGSTAIQPKGGLFQGGVPKLRPVGVKDSSDSSTKQTLQVPGSRAAAPRPPVPANNSRPQDDADSNRGSPPELPRTQRPSLPDLSRPGAAGGTGMKHSSSAPPPPPPGRRAAAPPAPPAAHAKASPYNREKPLPPTPGQRPPGSRDGPPAPPPIKPPPSPVSLRSGAQGQALAPPPPPYRQPPGVPNGPSSPSSESAPELPQRHNSLHRKAPGPLRGLAPPPPAAASPNLQSSRPPPPARDPPSRGAAPPPPPPMLRNGGRDAPPPPPPYRLHGPAEPPSRGKPPPPPTRTPAGPPPPPPPVRNGHRDSISAVRAFLDDFESKYSFHPVEDFPAPEEYKYFQRIYPSKTNRATRGAPPLPPIPR; translated from the exons ATGCCGATCCCtcctcccccgccgccgccccccggccccccgccgccccccaccctcagccag gCGAACACGGAGCCGCCGAAGCTGAGCCGAGAGGAgcagcggggccgcggggccCTCCTGCAGGACATCTGTAAAGGGACCAAGCTCAGGAAAGTGACCCAAATCAATGACAGGAGTGCACCCATCTTGGAAA AGCCCaagggcagcggcggcagcagctaCGGCTCCGGCTCAACTGCCATCCAGCCTAAGGGCGGCCTCTTCCAAGGCGGCGTTCCCAAGCTCAGACCTGTGGGAGTCAAGGACAGCTCAG ACAGCTCCACTAAACAAACACTACAAGTACCCGGCTCccgagcagctgctcccaggcccCCCGTGCCGGCCAACAACAGCCGCCCTCAGGACGATGCCGACAGCAACCGGGGCTCCCCGCCGGAACTGCCGCGCACGCAGAGACCCTCCCTGCCTGACCTGTCGCGGCCCGGCGCCGCCGGTGGCACCGGCATGAAGCACAGCTcctcggccccgccgcccccgccgccgggacgccgcgccgccgcccccccgGCGCCCCCTGCAGCGCACGCCAAGGCCTCGCCCTACAACCGGGAGAAGCCGCTGCCGCCCACCCCGGGACAGCGCCCGCCCGGCAGCAGGGACgggccccccgccccgccgcccatCAAACCCCCCCCTTCCCCCGTCAGCCTCCGCTCGGGCGCTCAGGGCCAGGCCCTcgcccccccgccgcccccgtACCGGcagccccccggtgtccccaacggcccctccagccccagcagcgaGTCGGCCCCGGAGCTGCCGCAGAGACACAACTCCTTGCACAGGAAGGCACCGGGCCCCTTGCGGGGtctggcgccgccgccgcccgctgcTGCCTCCCCGAACCTGCAGAGcagccgccccccgccgccggccAGGGACCCCCCGAGCCGTGGAGCAG ctccgccgcccccgccgccgatGCTGCGGAACGGGGGGCGCGACGCCCCCCCGCCCCCACCCCCCTACAGACTGCacggccccgccgagccccccAGCCGGGGGAAGCCCCCGCCGCCACCCACCCGCACCCCGGCcgggcccccgccgccgccgccgcccgtgcGCAACGGGCACCGTGACTCCATCTCCGCCGTCAGAGCGTTCCtgg ATGACTTTGAATCCAAATACTCCTTTCATCCCGTTGAAGACTTCCCAGCCCCAGAGGAATATAAATACTTCCAGAGAATCTACCCCAGCAAAACAAACAGAG CCACGCGTGGGGCTCCCCCTCTGCCCCCCATCCCCAGGTGA
- the CDC6 gene encoding cell division control protein 6 homolog produces MASSSPQSQPTLSFPRTRSARRLAAPSAKSDPDAPALRPSPRPKASGSSGQASPDTRSGRATAQSLSPKTQPLSPRKRLGDDNLCNVPHALSCSPAKRSKENQGRRLLFGDPSASPEQPKGSGPSPRREGPETPRSSGQHPRTRLFRQEGSCYQQAKQVLHAAVPERLQGREKETGQLRQFLLEHVLGRRPGSLYVSGAPGTGKTACLSRVLLDCKDKLAGSRTVVLNCMALGSPQSVFPALAQQLGLPVATGRERIRSLEKHLTAQGPMVLLVLDELDQLESKGQDVLYTLFEWPQLPSSRLVLVGLANALDLTDRSLARLGAHLSAKPRLLHFPPYTKEQLTLILQERLGQVAGDPVLDSAALQFCARKVSAVSGDARKALDVCRRAVEVVELEVRGQTLLKPLPRGDSPLSPVPKRVGLPHISRVLSEVFGDRLAGGSRGAQDTFPLQQKVLLCSLLLLARRSHAREVTLGKLHDTYSQVCRRQQLPAVDQAECLSLVTLLESRGVLELKRAKESRLAKVSLMLEEAALEHRLQDTALVGSILTQGLH; encoded by the exons atggccagcagcagcccgCAGAGCCAGCCCACCCTCAGCTTCCCCCGAACGCGGAGCGCCCGACGCCTCGCTGCCCCCTCGGCCAAGAGCGACCCCGATGCCCCTGCTCTGCGCCCCTCGCCGCGTCCCAAAGCCTCGGGCTCCTCCGGCCAGGCCAGCCCGGACACGCGCTCAGGCCGAGCCACAGCGCAGTCCCTGAGCCCCAAAACGCAGCCCCTGAGCCCCCGCAAACGCCTGG GTGATGACAACCTGTGCAATGTCCCCCATGCCTTATCTTGCTCCCCGGCCAAACGCAGCAAGGAGAACCAGGGGCGCCGCCTGCTCTTTGGGGACCCCTCGGCCTCCCCCGAGCAGCCCAAGGGCTCGGGGCCATCCCCACGGAGAGAGGGGCCAGAGACACCCCGGAGCTCGGGGCAGCACCCACGGACACGGCTCTTCAGGCAGGAAG GTAGCTGCTACCAGCAGGCCAAGCAGGTGCTGCACGCGGCCGTGCCCGAgcggctgcagggcagggagaaggAGACGGGGCAGCtgcggcagttcctgctggaacaCGTCCTGGGGCGCCGGCCCGGCAGCCTCTACGTGTCTGGAGCCCCTGGCACTGGCAAAACTGCCTGTCTGAGCCGTGTCCTGCTCGACTGCAAG GACAAGCTGGCTGGCAGCAGGACTGTGGTGCTGAACTGCATGGCACTGGGCAGCCCCCAGAGCGtcttccctgccctggcacagcagctggggctgcccgtgGCCACGGGACGGGAGCGGatcaggagcctggagaagcatCTGACGGCCCAGGGGCCCATGGT CCTCCTGGTGCTGGATGAGCTGgaccagctggagagcaaaggccaGGACGTGCTCTACACCCTCTTTGAGTGGCCCCAGCTGCCCAGCTCCAGGCTCGTCCTCGTGG GGTTGGCCAATGCCCTGGACCTGACAGACAGGAGCCTGGCCAGGCTGGGAGCCCACCTGTCTGCCAAACCCCGGCTGCTGCACTTCCCCCCCTACACCAAGGAGCAGCTCACCCTCATCCTGCAGGAGAGgctgggacag GTGGCAGGTGACCCCGTCCTGGACTCTGCCGCGCTCCAGTTCTGTGCCCGCAAGGTCTCTGCAGTCTCCGGTGATGCTCGCAAGGCCCTGGATGTCTGTAG GCGCGCTGTGGAGGTTGTGGAGCTGGAGGTGCGAGGCCAGACCCTGCTCAAGCCACTGCCCAGGG GTgactccccgctgtcccctgtccccaagcGCGTGGGGCTCCCGCACATCTCCCGCGTGCTCTCGGAGGTGTTTGGGGACCGCCTGgcaggggggtcccggggggcccAGGACACTTTTCCCCTGCAGCAGAaggtgctgctctgctccctgctcctgctcgcCCGGCGCTCCCACGCCCGGGAGGTGACCCTGGGGAAG ctccacGACACCTACAGCCAGGTGTGCCGGCGGCAGCAGCTCCCGGCCGTGGACCAGGCCGAGTGTTTGTCCCTTGTCACCCTCCTGGAGTCCCGCGGGGTCCTGGAGCTCAAGAGGGCCAAGGAGTCTCGGCTGGCCAAG GTTTCCCTGATGCTGGAGGAGGCAGCTCTGGAGCACAGGCTGCAGGACACGGCCCTGGTGGGCAGCATCCTCACCCAGGGGCTGCACTGA